Sequence from the Saccharopolyspora pogona genome:
CGAACGGAGCCGGGCTCGAGCCGACTGCGGACGCAGGCGAACACGAGACGGCTTCGAGCTCGGGAAGGTCCTCCGACTAGGGTTTTGCCGCAGCCATGGCCGATGTGGCTGTTCGCGCCACCGGCCCGGCCGCTGCGTTCAAGTCATTTCCGCGGTGTGCGCTGGCAAGCGGCCAGGGCGGTTGACGTGAGCTCCACGGCCGATTCGCCGAACTTCCCCCGCCTCCGGATTCCAGCCCTGATCGCGGGGATGAGCTGGTGGCAGCAGAGGTGCAGCGCGGCCTCCAGGCTCGCGTGCACCGGTCTCCGCTGGCACGTCCGTTGTAGACGGACGAGTGTTCGCATCGGTAGTCCTTTCGGCTGCGGACAGACGTCGCGAGACCGGGCACAGGGGATCAGCCTCGACGTGCCGCAGCCGGAACCGGCTCGCTCGCTTCGGTTCCGGGCATCGGTTCGGTCGTGCTGGTGCTGCGGAAGCGGCGCAGCCGTAGGCTGTTGCCGACCACGAACACCGAGCTGAACGCCATCGCGGCCCCGGCGATCATCGGGTTGAGCAGCCCAGCCGCCGCAAGCGGCAGGGCTGCCACGTTGTAGGCGAAGGCCCAGAACAGGTTGCCCTTGATGGTGCCGAGCGTCCGGCGGGACAGCCGGATCGCGTCCACCGCCGCGCGCAGGTCGCCGCGGACCAGGGTCAGGTCGCTGGCCTCGATGGCCACGTCGGTGCCGGTGCCCATGGCCAGGCCGAGGTCGGCCTGGGCCAGGGCGGCGGCGTCGTTGACGCCATCACCGGCCATCGCCACCACGCGACCTTCGGACTGCAGCCGCTTGACGGCGTCGACCTTGTCCTGCGGCAGGACCTCGGCGATGACCTCGTCGATGCCGGTCTCGGCCGCCACCGTGCGCGCCACCGTCTCGTTGTCGCCGGTGAGCAGGACCGGCTTCAAACCGAGCTTGCGCAGTCCGGCGATGGCCGCTGCGGATGTCGGCTTGACGGTGTCGGCGACCGCCAACACGGCGCGGGCGGCACCGTCCCATGCCACCGCGACGGCGGTCCGGCCCTGTTTCTCGGCCTTGGTCTGCGCCGCGACCAGCTCGGCGGGAAGCGGCTGGCTCCACTGCGCGAGCAGCGCCGGGCGTCCGACGAGCACGGCGCGGCCGTCGATGACGGCCTGCACGCCGAGTCCTTCGACGTTGCTGAACTCCTCGACGGCCGGAAGCTCGCCCACTCGCTCGGCTGCCCCTCGCGCGATCGCCCTGGCGATCGGGTGTTCCGAGGCGTGTTCGGCCGCGCCTGCCAGGCGCAGCACCGCTTCCTCGCCGATCCCGTCCGCGGCGTGCACGGCGACCAGCGACATTTGTCCACTGGTGACGGTGCCGGTCTTGTCCAGCACCACGGTGTCGATGCGCCGGGTCGACTCCAGCACCTCCGGGCCCTTGATCAGGATGCCCAGCTGCGCGCCGCGCCCGGTGCCGACCAGCAGCGCGGTCGGAGTGGCCAGACCCAGCGCGCACGGGCAGGCGATGATCAGCACCGCGACGGCGGCGGTGAACGCGGCAGTGGCACCAGCACCGGTGGCGAGCCAGGAGATCAGCGTCCCGAGCGCCAGCAGGATCACGAGGGGGACGAACACCGCGGAGATCCGGTCGGCCAGCCGCTGCACGGCGGCCTTGCCGCTCTGGGCGTCCTCGACGAGCTTGGCCATCTGGGCCAGCTGGGTGTCCGCGCCGATCCGCGTGGCGCGGACGACCAGCCGGCCGCCCGCGTTGACGGTGGCGCCGACCACGGCGTCACCCGCACCGACCTCGACCGGCACGGATTCGCCGGTGAGCATGCTCGCGTCGACGGCGGAGTTGCCCTCCTCGATGATCCCGTCGGTCGCGATCTTCTCCCCGGGGCGGACCACGAACCGGTCGCCGACGGCGAGTCGATCTGTGGGGATGCGGACCTCGACGCCGTCGCGGAGCACCGCGACGTCCTTGGCGCCGAGCTCCAGCAGCGCGCGCAGCGCGGCACCCGCCCGGCGCTTGGAGCGCGCCTCGAAGTAGCGCCCGGCGAGGATGAACGTCGTGACCCCGGCCGCGACTTCGAGGTAGATGTTCCCGTCGCCGCCCATGCGCTGGATGGTGAGCTCGAACCCGTGCGTCATGCCGGGGGTGCCGGCGGCGCCGAACAGCAGCGCGTAGAGCGACCACGCGTAGGCCGCCAGCGTGCCCATGGAGATCAGGGTGTCCATGGTGGCCGCGCCGTGGCGCAGGTTCGTCCAGGCGGCCCGGTGGAACGGCCACGCGCCCCACGCCACGACCGGCGTGGCGATGACGAGCGAGATCCACTGCCAGTTGGTGAACTGCAGCGCCGGGATCATCGCCAACGCGATCACCGGCACCGACAGCACGGCCGAGTGGAGCAGCCGGTTCCGCAAGGACTTCGTCGGGTCTTCGGCTTCGGCCGCCGGTTCGAGGGGCAGTTCGGCCGTGTAGCCGGCCGCCTCGACCTGTTCGACCAGCTGCTGCGGGTCGAGCGTTTCCGGGAAGGTGACCTTGGCCTTTTCGGTGGCGTAGTTGACCGTGGCCGTGACGCCTTCGAGCTTGCTGAGCCGCCGCTCGACGCGCCTGGCGCACGACGCGCACGTCATGCCGCCGATGGCCAGTTCGATCTCTGCGGTGGGGCTCGTCCCAGTGTTCATCGGGGTTCTCCTGCGTGGCCGTCGTCGGCGGGGCTCCGCGGCCCGTCCGCCGGCTGCTGCGCGTCGACTGCGATTTCCGCGGCGCGGACCTCGACCTGGTGCGTCTCCATGGCGCCGGATGGCACCTCGAGGTCGAAGGCGATGCTAGGCCCGGCGTGTGCGCCCATCGTTGGTGGGGGAGACGCCGAGGTCCGGTCTCCGCTGGGTGTGAAGGCGGCGAACATGGCGGTCCTCGGGTTGCGTGGCGCTCGTTACTTGGCGGCCAGTTCGTAGCCGGCTTCCTCGACGGCCGCGCGCACGTCGGCGTCGTTCACCGGCTCGGAGCTGCGCACGGTCACGGCACCGGTGGGCAGGCTCACTGACACGTCCGAGACCGTGTTGATCTTGCTGACCTCCTCGGTCACCGACCGCGCGCAGTGGTCGCAAGTCATGCCGGTCACGGTGTAGCTGGCCTCGATCACGTCGACATCCCTTCCGCTGACTCGTCGTCGGTCCGGCGGCCGACACCTCATTTATACCCTAGGGGGGTAATGTAGTCAAAGCTGCGCCGCACCTCAGCTGCCACTCCGTTTCTCCAGTGCGCACAACCGATCAGCCGGGAACCGCGCTGCCATCCGGGCGACTCGCGTACCGGCGGCAGCGGGTCGACACTGCTTACCTGACGCGAGTCGGCGCGGCCGAAGCGGCGCTTCGGGTGACGGATGGCGCCACGTCTCGGGGCGACGGTGGACGTCCGGGAAGTTGACGGTGCGACATGGAATGCGGTAGTCAGCACGCAGGAATCAGTCTGACGAAGGCCACGTGGGACCTACCCGGGGCCGAGCCGCGCGGGGACACCGACGTCCTGGACGTCACCGACGACAGCGCATCCGCGGGATACCCGTGCACCGTGGCGGCCACCGTCTGGAGGGCGTGTGGCGTACCGGTGAGGTTCGGTGCTGACGATGTGGTGATTCGGATAATTCTCAGCGTGGCGGCGGGTTCGATCGTTGAGGCGCTCCGGCTGGCGCGCCCGGTACTGGCTCCGTTGGGCCCGGTGCCAGTATTCGTGCCTCGCAAGGACGTCCGGTCGGCCGCAGCGGCTGCGGTTTGGCCGTTCACCGGGCCAGGCGGCCGAGGAGTGCCGAGGCGATGCTGATCATGGTGCCGGCGGCGACGACCAGGACGGCGAAGTCCAGCGCCAGGTGGGCGGGCGTGCCGATCAGGAGGCCGCGCAGCGCGTCCACCTCGTAGCCGAGCGGGTTCGCATAGTTGGCCACCTTCAGCCACTCCGGCATCAGATCGACCGGGTACAGGGCGTTGGAGGCGAAGAACAGCGGCATCGTGATCGCCTGCCCGATCCCCATCAGCCGATCCCTGGACAGCACCAGTCCCGCGATGGTGATGGACAGGCAGCAGAAGAACGCCGAGCCGAGGACCACCACCACGGCCATCGCGAGCAGGTTCACCGGGTTGGCGGTGAGGCCGACGCCGAGCAGCGCGGCCAGCACCAGCACCACCAGCGCCTGCACCAGCGCGCGCACCCCGGCGGCGAACGCCTTGCCGGTGACCAGAGCGACCCGCGGCGTGGGCGTGACCAGCAGCTTCGCCAGCACGCCGGCATCCCGTTCCCAGATGATCTGGATGCCGTAGAAGATCGCGATGAACAGCGCCGACTGCGCGAGAATCCCCGGCGCCAGGTAGTCCAGGTACGGGATGTTCCCGGTGGGGATCGCCCGCAGCCTGGTGAACACCTCGCCGAAGATCAGCAGCCACAGCGCGGGCTGGATGGCCCTGGTGAGCAGCTCGGTCCGGTCGTGCCGCAACTTCTGCAGCTCGACCAGGCACATCGCCGCCACCCGCGCCAACAGCAGGCCCGGCAGGCTGCGCCGCACCGGTTCAACCGAGGCGGCTGGAAGTACGTCGAGCCGCGCGGACATCTCGCATCCCTTCCCCCGTTCCGGCGCCGAAGGCGTCGGTGCTGATCGTCCGGAAGACGTCGTCGAGCGTGGCGTCCGGCCCCACGGCGGCCTTGAGCTCCGCCGGAGTGCCGCGCGCGCGAATCCGCCCGCGGTGCATGAGGGCGATCCGCTCGCAGTGCTGGTCTGCCTCGTCCATGTAGTGCGTCGTCATCAGCACGGTCATGCCGGTCTCGGCGCGGATCTCGCGGATCCGGTCCCACACGCTTTCCCGCCCGATGGGGTCGAGGCCGATCGTCGGCTCGTCCAGCACCAGCAGCTTCGGCCCGCTGACGAGCGCCTGGGCGAGTTCCAGGCGGCGCACCATGCCGCCCGAGTAGGTGTTGGCCAGGCGTTCGGCGGCATCGGCGAGCCCGACCGCGTCCAGCGCGGCACGCACCGCGGATCGCCGTTGCGCTCGGGGGACGTCGAAGAGCCGGGCGAACAGCGCGACGTTCTCCCGCCCGGTCAGCGACCCGTCGGCCGAAAGCTGCTGCGGCACATAGCCGATCAGCCGTCGCGCCGCCAGCTTGTGGCGCGCCACGTCGACGCCGAAGACCTCGACCGTTCCCGCCCTGGTGGGCAGGAGCGTGGTGATCGCCCGGATCGTGGTGGTCTTGCCCGCGCCGTTGGGCCCCAGCAACCCGAACACCTCGCCGGGCGGGACGTCCAGATCAACCCCGTCGACCGCGATCTGGTCGCCGAACGCGTGCCGCAGATCCCTGCACCGCACGGCCATCCGCTCCGTCATCGGCGCCACCTCCTTCCAAGGCCTCGACCAGCGCGTACAAACCGCGCAGCGCACCGGCAACGGCCTTTTGGTCTGCTGTGGACAGTTCGGCGAGCGCATCGCCGACGAGGCCGGTTCTCGCCTGCCGCCAGGCCGCGAGCCGGTGCGCGGCGGTGTCGGTCAGGTGCAGCCGGATCGCGCGGCGGTCGTCGGGATCGGTTTCGCGGCGCAGCAGGCCGACGTGGGCGAGCTGGTTGACCAACGTGCTGACGGAGTTCGCCGCCATCCGCAGTTGCAGGGCGGCGGCGGTCACGCTGATGCCCTGCTGCTGTTCGACGACCCGAAGCAGTTCGACCTGGGCACCCCGCAGGTCCGGCGTCGGCAGCTCGGCGCGAAGGCTGCGCCGCACTGTCCGCCGCAGCGCCGCGATCACGGTCATCAGCTCGTCGGCGACGACCCGCGCGTCCACATCGCCCACACGACCACGTTACCTCGCATTGAGAGGTATTCGCGCAAATGCGCGTTATCGCGGTTGCGGATCGGCCAGGATTGAAAAAGGCGCAACTCGAGTTGCAGGAGTGATTCTTGTTTGAACCCCAACGGGAATTGATCAGTGGTGGGAGCGTTCCCGGTTCGGGTGCTGGGGCAGCGGTGTGAACACGAGGCCGAGGTGCTGCACGGCATGCTGGATGTCGCCGAGGAGTATGTAGCGAACATGTTCGCTATGGCCTCTCGCGTTACCGGATGAGGCGCTGGACGAGTTCCGGGTTCCATTCGACGTACTCGACCTCGGCTCCGTCGGCGTGGCGGGCGTAGAGGAAACGCCCGGTGGGGCCGGCGGTGTTCGGCGTGGTGATGGACGCGCCGTTGGCCTTGAGGGTCGCTTCGAGATCGTCGAGGTTCGCGACGACCACGGTGGCGGAGGCGTGCGCGTACTTCGCGCGCTCCTCGGCGGGGCCCGCGATAACGAGAAAGTCGCCGATGGCCGCCAGTTCGATGCTCTCGAAGGACAGCCGGAGGTCCGCCGGTGCGCCGGTCAGCTCCTGCAGGAGCGGGAGGGCGCGGTCGAGTTCGTCGACCCAGAGGCGGGCGTAGGTCTTCAGGATGCTCACGGGGGCTCCATTCCTGTCGAGCTTTGGTCTCTTCTGGTTACTGAGGCACCGTAAGTGAGTAAGCTTCTAGGCGTAAGAACGCACTTTCCGGTGAGAGGGGAACCTCGTGGAAACAGAGCAGGTCAGGCGCTCGCCCGAGGACGCCGATGTGACGCGTGCCGACTCCCTCGCCCGCGAGATCTTCTCCGGAGTGGCCAACAAGTGGGCGCTCCTGATCATCAACGTCCTGCGGGACCGGACCCTGCGCTTTACCGAGCTGCACACCGAAGTGGAGGGCATCAGCCACAAGGTGCTCACCCAAACCCTGCGCGGGCTCGAACGCGACGGTGTGGTGCATCGGACGGTGCACGCCACGGTGCCACCGCGAGTTGAGTACCGCCTCACCGATGCGGGCCAAGCACTTCGCGACACCGTCAACGGCATGTGCGCGTGGACCCGCCGGTACCTAGACGAGATCGAGGCGTCCCGCCGCCGCTTCGACGCGCAGAAGCAGACCTGACTTTTGTCATCTCCGGCCGATGCGGTTGCCTCACTACCCGGAACGCGCCGGTCAGCCGAACATGATCACTCATGAAGACGGTGCTGGAAGTCCGCGGTGCGCGGCACGATTTCGGCGAAACGCGCGCCCTGGACGGGGTCGACCTGGCGGTCGGTGCCGGTGAGTGCGTCGCGCTGCTCGGGCCGAACGGAGCGGGGAAGACGACCCTGGTGAACCTGGTGACCGGTCTGCTGCACCCCCAAGGCGGCGGCCGGATCCGGATCGTCGGCGGTGACCCGAGGATCGCCGCCACCCGGAAGCACCTCGGCGTCGTGCAGCAGTCCCTCGGGTTCCCGAACACCCTGAAGGTCGCCGAGCTGGTCACCGGCGCCGCCGTGCGCGGCGGCTTACCGCGGGCGGCCGCGGGCCCGGTGATGGCGGAACTGGGCCTGACCGACCTGGCGGGGCGTCGGGCCGCCAAGCTCTCCGGCGGACAGCGGCAGCGGCTGCAACTGGCCATGGCGCTGGTGACCGATCCGGCGCTGCTCGTGCTGGACGAGCCGACCGTCGGCCTCGACGTGCCGGCCCGGCGGCGGTTCTGGCAGGTGCTGGCCGAGCGCCGCGCCCGGGGGACCGGCGTGCTGGTGACCACGCACCTGATCGAAGAGTCCGGGTCGGTCGCCGACCGCGTGGTGGTGCTGAACCGCGGTCGCATCGTGGCCGCGGACCGCCCGGAGGAGCTGATGGCCCGACTGCCCGACCGCACGGTCACCGCGAGGACCGCGCTCGACCCCGCCCGGCTGAGCGAGCTGCCCGGGGTCGTGTCCGTGGGCCGCGACGGCGACCACGTGCGCCTCGGCACCCGCAGCCCGGAGGAGCTGCTGCGCGTGCTCCTCGCTGCGGATCCGGAGCTCACCGACCTCCGCGTCGAGGGGGCCGGGCTGGAAGAAGCCGTGGTCGGCCTGACCGAACGGAGTGCCGCATGAACACCAGGATCTTCGGCGTCGAGGTCGTGGACGAGTTCCGGGCCATCTTCCGGGAGCCCACCGCGCTGTTCTTCTCCATCGTGATGCCGGTCGGGTTCTTCGCGCTCTTCGTTTCGCTGTACGGGAAGATGCCCGTCGGTGCGACCCCGGCCGGCACCGGCATGCTGGCGACCTTCGGGACCTTCGCGGTGCTGTCGGTCTCGTTGACCAACCCGGGCATCGGGGTGGCGGGGGACCGCGAACGCGGCTGGTTGCGGGCGAAACGGGTTTCCGCCGTCCCGATCGGCGTGACGCTGGCCGCGAAGCTGGTCGCGGTGCTGCCCTACTCGGTGGGCGTCCTGCTGGCCATGACCGCCACCGCCGCGCTGACCGGGGCGTTGGACATCTCGGTCGTCGAGCTACTGCGGGTCTTCGCCGTGCTGGTGCTCGGGGCGTTGCCCTTCGCCCTGCTGGGCTTGGCCGTCGGTTTCCAGGCTGGGCCGAATGCCACGGCGGCCATCCTCAACGCGATCCTGTTCCCGTCGGCCGTGCTGTCCGGCCTGTGGATGCCGCTGGAGATCCTGCCCGACTTCTTCGGCCACATCGCGCAGTTCCTGCCGACGTACCACCTGGCACAGCTGGCGCTGGCCCAGCTGTCCGGTGACGCGGTCGTCGGGCACGTGCTCGTGCTGGTCGCCGCGACCTGCGTCACCGCTGCTCTAGCCGCGATGTCGTATCGTCATGCGCGATCATGAGGAACTGCGCGCGGCTGTCCCGCTGGGTCCACCTCGTCTACCTGGCGAACCTGCTGTGGAGCCCGGTCTTCGAACCTGCATCGACCTGGGTGGACTGGGTGCTGGTCGGCATCGCGATCGGCGCGGTCGTCCCGATGTACGCGCTGGTGGAACACCGGCCGGATCGGGCCCGCTGGTGGTGCACCGTGCCGACCGCCGTGCTCGGCGCGGCCTTGACGCCGTTCAACTCCGGCGCGGCGGTGCTGTTCGTTTACGCGGCGGCGTTCGCGGGCGTTTCGGAATCGCGGCGGAACGCGATGCGCTGGCTGGTCGGCCTCTCGGTGCTGATCAGCTTGTTCTCCGTGGTCTCCGCCGTGCCGATGCCCTGGCGGTTGTACGGCCTCATCCCGTCGCTGCTGTTCCTGTGGTTCATCGGGACGATGCAGATCAACTGGGCCGAGCGGGACCGGGCGGCAGCGGAACTGCGGAGCCAGAACGCGCGCATCGAACACCTCGCGACCCTGGCGGAGCGCGAACGCATCGCCAGGGACCTGCACGACCTGCTCGGTCACTCCCTGACAGCCATCGTCGTGCGCTCGCAACTCACGAAAGAGCTCATCGGCCTTGATCCCGAGCGGGCGCGAGGAGAGTCCGCCGAGATCGAACGCAGCGCACGAGCCGCGCTCACCGAGATCCGCGACGCCGTCACCGGCTGGCGGCAGGCGAGCCTCGACACCGAGCTCGAAGCCGCGCGCAACGCGTTGACGAGCCTCGGCGTCGACGTCGTCGTACGACGGGATGAGAAACTGGCGATCGTGGGTTCCACCGAGCACGAACTGGCGTTGGCGCTGCGCGAAGCGGTGACCAACGTCGTCCGGCACGCCAACGCGAAGACCTGCCACATCGGGCTCGAAGCCCAGGACGGCGAGGTGCGGCTGGTGGTCGCCGACGACGGGGTCGGAGGAGTCGCG
This genomic interval carries:
- a CDS encoding heavy metal translocating P-type ATPase, giving the protein MNTGTSPTAEIELAIGGMTCASCARRVERRLSKLEGVTATVNYATEKAKVTFPETLDPQQLVEQVEAAGYTAELPLEPAAEAEDPTKSLRNRLLHSAVLSVPVIALAMIPALQFTNWQWISLVIATPVVAWGAWPFHRAAWTNLRHGAATMDTLISMGTLAAYAWSLYALLFGAAGTPGMTHGFELTIQRMGGDGNIYLEVAAGVTTFILAGRYFEARSKRRAGAALRALLELGAKDVAVLRDGVEVRIPTDRLAVGDRFVVRPGEKIATDGIIEEGNSAVDASMLTGESVPVEVGAGDAVVGATVNAGGRLVVRATRIGADTQLAQMAKLVEDAQSGKAAVQRLADRISAVFVPLVILLALGTLISWLATGAGATAAFTAAVAVLIIACPCALGLATPTALLVGTGRGAQLGILIKGPEVLESTRRIDTVVLDKTGTVTSGQMSLVAVHAADGIGEEAVLRLAGAAEHASEHPIARAIARGAAERVGELPAVEEFSNVEGLGVQAVIDGRAVLVGRPALLAQWSQPLPAELVAAQTKAEKQGRTAVAVAWDGAARAVLAVADTVKPTSAAAIAGLRKLGLKPVLLTGDNETVARTVAAETGIDEVIAEVLPQDKVDAVKRLQSEGRVVAMAGDGVNDAAALAQADLGLAMGTGTDVAIEASDLTLVRGDLRAAVDAIRLSRRTLGTIKGNLFWAFAYNVAALPLAAAGLLNPMIAGAAMAFSSVFVVGNSLRLRRFRSTSTTEPMPGTEASEPVPAAARRG
- a CDS encoding heavy-metal-associated domain-containing protein, which gives rise to MIEASYTVTGMTCDHCARSVTEEVSKINTVSDVSVSLPTGAVTVRSSEPVNDADVRAAVEEAGYELAAK
- a CDS encoding ABC transporter permease, giving the protein MSARLDVLPAASVEPVRRSLPGLLLARVAAMCLVELQKLRHDRTELLTRAIQPALWLLIFGEVFTRLRAIPTGNIPYLDYLAPGILAQSALFIAIFYGIQIIWERDAGVLAKLLVTPTPRVALVTGKAFAAGVRALVQALVVLVLAALLGVGLTANPVNLLAMAVVVVLGSAFFCCLSITIAGLVLSRDRLMGIGQAITMPLFFASNALYPVDLMPEWLKVANYANPLGYEVDALRGLLIGTPAHLALDFAVLVVAAGTMISIASALLGRLAR
- a CDS encoding ABC transporter ATP-binding protein; this encodes MTERMAVRCRDLRHAFGDQIAVDGVDLDVPPGEVFGLLGPNGAGKTTTIRAITTLLPTRAGTVEVFGVDVARHKLAARRLIGYVPQQLSADGSLTGRENVALFARLFDVPRAQRRSAVRAALDAVGLADAAERLANTYSGGMVRRLELAQALVSGPKLLVLDEPTIGLDPIGRESVWDRIREIRAETGMTVLMTTHYMDEADQHCERIALMHRGRIRARGTPAELKAAVGPDATLDDVFRTISTDAFGAGTGEGMRDVRAARRTSSRLG
- a CDS encoding MarR family winged helix-turn-helix transcriptional regulator yields the protein MGDVDARVVADELMTVIAALRRTVRRSLRAELPTPDLRGAQVELLRVVEQQQGISVTAAALQLRMAANSVSTLVNQLAHVGLLRRETDPDDRRAIRLHLTDTAAHRLAAWRQARTGLVGDALAELSTADQKAVAGALRGLYALVEALEGGGADDGADGRAVQGSAARVRRPDRGRRG
- a CDS encoding VOC family protein; amino-acid sequence: MSILKTYARLWVDELDRALPLLQELTGAPADLRLSFESIELAAIGDFLVIAGPAEERAKYAHASATVVVANLDDLEATLKANGASITTPNTAGPTGRFLYARHADGAEVEYVEWNPELVQRLIR
- a CDS encoding winged helix-turn-helix transcriptional regulator, translated to METEQVRRSPEDADVTRADSLAREIFSGVANKWALLIINVLRDRTLRFTELHTEVEGISHKVLTQTLRGLERDGVVHRTVHATVPPRVEYRLTDAGQALRDTVNGMCAWTRRYLDEIEASRRRFDAQKQT
- a CDS encoding ABC transporter ATP-binding protein encodes the protein MKTVLEVRGARHDFGETRALDGVDLAVGAGECVALLGPNGAGKTTLVNLVTGLLHPQGGGRIRIVGGDPRIAATRKHLGVVQQSLGFPNTLKVAELVTGAAVRGGLPRAAAGPVMAELGLTDLAGRRAAKLSGGQRQRLQLAMALVTDPALLVLDEPTVGLDVPARRRFWQVLAERRARGTGVLVTTHLIEESGSVADRVVVLNRGRIVAADRPEELMARLPDRTVTARTALDPARLSELPGVVSVGRDGDHVRLGTRSPEELLRVLLAADPELTDLRVEGAGLEEAVVGLTERSAA
- a CDS encoding ABC transporter permease, with translation MNTRIFGVEVVDEFRAIFREPTALFFSIVMPVGFFALFVSLYGKMPVGATPAGTGMLATFGTFAVLSVSLTNPGIGVAGDRERGWLRAKRVSAVPIGVTLAAKLVAVLPYSVGVLLAMTATAALTGALDISVVELLRVFAVLVLGALPFALLGLAVGFQAGPNATAAILNAILFPSAVLSGLWMPLEILPDFFGHIAQFLPTYHLAQLALAQLSGDAVVGHVLVLVAATCVTAALAAMSYRHARS
- a CDS encoding sensor histidine kinase, with product MRNCARLSRWVHLVYLANLLWSPVFEPASTWVDWVLVGIAIGAVVPMYALVEHRPDRARWWCTVPTAVLGAALTPFNSGAAVLFVYAAAFAGVSESRRNAMRWLVGLSVLISLFSVVSAVPMPWRLYGLIPSLLFLWFIGTMQINWAERDRAAAELRSQNARIEHLATLAERERIARDLHDLLGHSLTAIVVRSQLTKELIGLDPERARGESAEIERSARAALTEIRDAVTGWRQASLDTELEAARNALTSLGVDVVVRRDEKLAIVGSTEHELALALREAVTNVVRHANAKTCHIGLEAQDGEVRLVVADDGVGGVAKEGNGLTGMRERIAALGGRVRRTGSAGTTLTVAVPLRVAT